The following DNA comes from Henckelia pumila isolate YLH828 unplaced genomic scaffold, ASM3356847v2 CTG_461:::fragment_3, whole genome shotgun sequence.
TGCATGATATTTGCACAGGTTAGAACTTGCCAAATGCATAGCAAACCCATCATGTGCCGCTAATGTTGCTTGTCTTCAGACATGCAATGATAGACCCGATGAAACTGAATGCCAGGTAACATTGTCATCTTCCTTGACTGTCAGTGTGGTTGTGTATCTGCCAGGTCCTTTTCTGATCAGAAGTAAATCATGTGACACAGATTAAGTGCGGAGATTTGTTTGAAAATAGTGTCGTAGATGAGTTCAATGACTGTGCAGTCTCACGAAAGAAATGTGTGCCTCGTAAATCTGATGTAGGTGAATTTCCGGCTCCTGACCCTGCCATTCTTGTGCAAAACTTCAAACTCGATGACTTCAACGGGAAGTGGTTTATAACTAGTGGTTTAAATCCTACATTTGACACCTTCGATTGCCAATTGCACGAGTTCCATACTGAGTCAGACAAACTTGTGGGGAACTTGTCGTGGCGGATAAAGACTCCAGATAGTGGTTTCTTCACTCGATCAGCAGTCCAGAAATTTGTGCAAGACCCGAAATATCCAGGGATATTGTACAATCATGACAACGAGTTTCTTCACTACCAAGATGATTGGTAACTCTTCTTTTTTAACATGATTCCGTTATATTCATCTGGCTGTGATTGTATGAGGTGTGTTTGGTTGGCTTTTGAGTGGAGATTCGTGGCCAAACGAACTTTGAAAGTTCAGTTTGTTTTTTCCTCAAAAAAGTTTTTACTAGCGATAGATATGtttcaaatcaattattcaacatataataataacataatcACTTTGTTTCTCTCTATTTTTTCCCCACAAGCGATGAGGTTGTGTTAAGATTGAGAAATTTGGATTTGTTGGAGGATTTCAAAGCACTAGGTCATGGAGTttgtttgaaattgaattgaaagaaaaaaatatatatttggacAGTATAAGGGTGTGTTTAGATGGAGGGATTTGAAGCTATGGATTGTAACCGAATGATCTGTATCTGAAATGCACCTGAGCAGGTATATTCTCTCGTCCAAGGTGCTTAATGAACCAGATGACTACATATTTGTGTACTATCGAGGAAGAAATGACGCCTGGGATGGATACGGAGGCGCTGTGCTATACACACGAAGTCCTGTTCTGCCTGAAAGCATTGTACCTCAAGTGGAAAAGGCCACTCAAAGCATCGGGCGTGATTTCAGCAAGTTCGTCAAGACGAATAACACTTGTGGGCCTGAACCTCCCCTTGTCGAAAGAATAGAGAAGACAGTAGAGGAAGGCGAGGAGATAATCGTTAAAGAAGTTGAAGAGATCGAATCTGAGGTAGAGAAagtgactaaaactgaaataagCTTGTTCCAGAGACTGGTCGATGGATTTAAAGAGCTTCTGAAGGATAAAGACTATTTTTTGAGGGAGCTGAGCAAAGAAGAGATGGATGTTTTGAGCGAACTTAAAATGGAAGCTGCTGAGGTTGAGAAACTCTTTGGGAGAGCTTTACCAATTAGGAAATTAAGGTGAGTTAATAGTAGTTTGTGTTGTACAAATAAAGTTTAATGAGAGAACAGAAAATCTGGAAATCCATGTTTGATCTTTTCGTTTCCATACCATTTTCTGTGAATACCTGGCAATATATAATCATAGCATTTCCCATTTTTGCTATATTGGATCTTTTCATGATTATTCGATTCCATTTATCATGAGCCCAGTTACTAATTTTAGT
Coding sequences within:
- the LOC140871521 gene encoding violaxanthin de-epoxidase, chloroplastic, with translation MAFTLYSGELSNGRTILFRAKLPLAKRMCSNEWNSRHLKLSKAHQFCKGFGSKCSNLFSGGMDRTVSTRPSNAIIAEKVNFVREATLVAWKQWSYVGSAAVLLSLTLLIIPAADAADALKTCACLLKECRLELAKCIANPSCAANVACLQTCNDRPDETECQIKCGDLFENSVVDEFNDCAVSRKKCVPRKSDVGEFPAPDPAILVQNFKLDDFNGKWFITSGLNPTFDTFDCQLHEFHTESDKLVGNLSWRIKTPDSGFFTRSAVQKFVQDPKYPGILYNHDNEFLHYQDDWYILSSKVLNEPDDYIFVYYRGRNDAWDGYGGAVLYTRSPVLPESIVPQVEKATQSIGRDFSKFVKTNNTCGPEPPLVERIEKTVEEGEEIIVKEVEEIESEVEKVTKTEISLFQRLVDGFKELLKDKDYFLRELSKEEMDVLSELKMEAAEVEKLFGRALPIRKLR